From the bacterium genome, the window TTAAGTGTATAAGGATTTACTCTTCTATGACGAGGAATGGTTACTCGATGAATCCCTTTAGACATGCCAATATGCTTACCTTCCTTAACTACTTTAAATCCAACCTTCAATAAAGCATTGACTACTCGTTCACACGACAGATCTGTAAAGAGCATTAGATTTTACCTCTACTTCATAGATAGAACCTTTAACTTCATCGGCGACCATCTG encodes:
- a CDS encoding type II toxin-antitoxin system HicA family toxin codes for the protein MLFTDLSCERVVNALLKVGFKVVKEGKHIGMSKGIHRVTIPRHRRVNPYTLKAIIVRVQVG